A window of the Hypanus sabinus isolate sHypSab1 chromosome 25, sHypSab1.hap1, whole genome shotgun sequence genome harbors these coding sequences:
- the c25h1orf74 gene encoding UPF0739 protein C1orf74 homolog isoform X5, with product MTDAAFLQSCFIAFVSAMEAAQKEQLTFVTRKSLRMNQKRNFPESRCLQLLAEVLAVDCGLKPAFLFDYCLSSAEQIRRYVQELQKMGLLSEDLHILSIQDNILIINLDRTVRHLERALPENGVRVIDVSAHRDDPQLAELLVSNQVKAQMDIICKHLRSQVHGIKKVGDP from the exons atgacggatgctgcttttctacaatcttgttttat AGCGTTTGTTTCCGCAATGGAGGCTGCACAGAAGGAACAGCTGACCTTCGTGACACGAAAGTCTTTAAGGATGAATCAAAAGAGGAATTTTCCTGAATCAAGGTGCTTACAGCTCCTCGCTGAAGTTCTAGCAGTAGATTGTGGATTAAAGCCTGCTTTCTTGTTTGATTACTGCTTGTCAAGTGCAGAACAGATCCGGAGATATGTCCAGGAGCTACAGAAAATGGGGCTTCTCTCCGAAGACCTGCACATCCTGAGCATTCAAGACAATATCTTAATAATAAATTTAGACAGAACTGTCAGACACTTGGAAAGAGCTCTTCCAGAAAATGGTGTCCGGGTCATCGATGTTTCTGCGCATAGAGATGACCCACAATTAGCGGAGTTGTTGGTGTCAAATCAAGTCAAAGCCCAGATGGATATTATTTGTAAACACTTAAGATCCCAG gtccatggcataaaaaaggttggggacccctga
- the c25h1orf74 gene encoding UPF0739 protein C1orf74 homolog isoform X4, with amino-acid sequence MTDAAFLQSCFIAFVSAMEAAQKEQLTFVTRKSLRMNQKRNFPESRCLQLLAEVLAVDCGLKPAFLFDYCLSSAEQIRRYVQELQKMGLLSEDLHILSIQDNILIINLDRTVRHLERALPENGVRVIDVSAHRDDPQLAELLVSNQVKAQMDIICKHLRSQIQKPESTYHQAQGQLLSRC; translated from the exons atgacggatgctgcttttctacaatcttgttttat AGCGTTTGTTTCCGCAATGGAGGCTGCACAGAAGGAACAGCTGACCTTCGTGACACGAAAGTCTTTAAGGATGAATCAAAAGAGGAATTTTCCTGAATCAAGGTGCTTACAGCTCCTCGCTGAAGTTCTAGCAGTAGATTGTGGATTAAAGCCTGCTTTCTTGTTTGATTACTGCTTGTCAAGTGCAGAACAGATCCGGAGATATGTCCAGGAGCTACAGAAAATGGGGCTTCTCTCCGAAGACCTGCACATCCTGAGCATTCAAGACAATATCTTAATAATAAATTTAGACAGAACTGTCAGACACTTGGAAAGAGCTCTTCCAGAAAATGGTGTCCGGGTCATCGATGTTTCTGCGCATAGAGATGACCCACAATTAGCGGAGTTGTTGGTGTCAAATCAAGTCAAAGCCCAGATGGATATTATTTGTAAACACTTAAGATCCCAG atacaaaagcctgaaagcacctaccaccaggctcaaggacagcttctatcccgttGTTAA
- the c25h1orf74 gene encoding UPF0739 protein C1orf74 homolog isoform X2, whose translation MMDAAFLQPCFIAFVSAMEAAQKEQLTFVTRKSLRMNQKRNFPESRCLQLLAEVLAVDCGLKPAFLFDYCLSSAEQIRRYVQELQKMGLLSEDLHILSIQDNILIINLDRTVRHLERALPENGVRVIDVSAHRDDPQLAELLVSNQVKAQMDIICKHLRSQVIQKGRSNSGFVTTSEICCSDWNLCTVFGFLLGFPVSYWFDFNKSFENCLGMTQLQAFTISAFCPRITKNLKHRMYSFSVPGSLYPDLHSTIETWQRDLQSDFNQQFSFSDLCISTEAVCLPCITL comes from the exons atgatggatgctgcttttctacaaccTTGTTttat AGCGTTTGTTTCCGCAATGGAGGCTGCACAGAAGGAACAGCTGACCTTCGTGACACGAAAGTCTTTAAGGATGAATCAAAAGAGGAATTTTCCTGAATCAAGGTGCTTACAGCTCCTCGCTGAAGTTCTAGCAGTAGATTGTGGATTAAAGCCTGCTTTCTTGTTTGATTACTGCTTGTCAAGTGCAGAACAGATCCGGAGATATGTCCAGGAGCTACAGAAAATGGGGCTTCTCTCCGAAGACCTGCACATCCTGAGCATTCAAGACAATATCTTAATAATAAATTTAGACAGAACTGTCAGACACTTGGAAAGAGCTCTTCCAGAAAATGGTGTCCGGGTCATCGATGTTTCTGCGCATAGAGATGACCCACAATTAGCGGAGTTGTTGGTGTCAAATCAAGTCAAAGCCCAGATGGATATTATTTGTAAACACTTAAGATCCCAGGTAATTCAAAAAGGGAGAAGTAATTCAGGTTTTGTAACCACCAGTGAGATCTGCTGTTCAGACTGGAACCTCTGTACAGTGTTTGGTTTCCTCCTTGGGTTCCCTGTTTCATACTGGTTTGATTTCAACAAGAGTTTTGAGAATTGCTTAGGCATGACTCAACTTCAGGCTTTCACCATCTCTGCTTTTTGTCCCAGAATCACTAAAAACCTCAAACACCGAATGTACTCATTCAGTGTACCGGGAAGCCTTTACCCAGATTTACACAGCACCATAGAGACATGGCAGAGGGACCTGCAGTCAGACTTTAACCAGCAGTTCTCCTTCTCTGATCTCTGCATTTCCACAGAGGCAGTGTGTCTGCCTTGTATTACGTTGTAA
- the c25h1orf74 gene encoding UPF0739 protein C1orf74 homolog isoform X1 codes for MTDAAFLQSCFIAFVSAMEAAQKEQLTFVTRKSLRMNQKRNFPESRCLQLLAEVLAVDCGLKPAFLFDYCLSSAEQIRRYVQELQKMGLLSEDLHILSIQDNILIINLDRTVRHLERALPENGVRVIDVSAHRDDPQLAELLVSNQVKAQMDIICKHLRSQVIQKGRSNSGFVTTSEICCSDWNLCTVFGFLLGFPVSYWFDFNKSFENCLGMTQLQAFTISAFCPRITKNLKHRMYSFSVPGSLYPDLHSTIETWQRDLQSDFNQQFSFSDLCISTEAVCLPCITL; via the exons atgacggatgctgcttttctacaatcttgttttat AGCGTTTGTTTCCGCAATGGAGGCTGCACAGAAGGAACAGCTGACCTTCGTGACACGAAAGTCTTTAAGGATGAATCAAAAGAGGAATTTTCCTGAATCAAGGTGCTTACAGCTCCTCGCTGAAGTTCTAGCAGTAGATTGTGGATTAAAGCCTGCTTTCTTGTTTGATTACTGCTTGTCAAGTGCAGAACAGATCCGGAGATATGTCCAGGAGCTACAGAAAATGGGGCTTCTCTCCGAAGACCTGCACATCCTGAGCATTCAAGACAATATCTTAATAATAAATTTAGACAGAACTGTCAGACACTTGGAAAGAGCTCTTCCAGAAAATGGTGTCCGGGTCATCGATGTTTCTGCGCATAGAGATGACCCACAATTAGCGGAGTTGTTGGTGTCAAATCAAGTCAAAGCCCAGATGGATATTATTTGTAAACACTTAAGATCCCAGGTAATTCAAAAAGGGAGAAGTAATTCAGGTTTTGTAACCACCAGTGAGATCTGCTGTTCAGACTGGAACCTCTGTACAGTGTTTGGTTTCCTCCTTGGGTTCCCTGTTTCATACTGGTTTGATTTCAACAAGAGTTTTGAGAATTGCTTAGGCATGACTCAACTTCAGGCTTTCACCATCTCTGCTTTTTGTCCCAGAATCACTAAAAACCTCAAACACCGAATGTACTCATTCAGTGTACCGGGAAGCCTTTACCCAGATTTACACAGCACCATAGAGACATGGCAGAGGGACCTGCAGTCAGACTTTAACCAGCAGTTCTCCTTCTCTGATCTCTGCATTTCCACAGAGGCAGTGTGTCTGCCTTGTATTACGTTGTAA
- the c25h1orf74 gene encoding UPF0739 protein C1orf74 homolog isoform X3, with the protein MEAAQKEQLTFVTRKSLRMNQKRNFPESRCLQLLAEVLAVDCGLKPAFLFDYCLSSAEQIRRYVQELQKMGLLSEDLHILSIQDNILIINLDRTVRHLERALPENGVRVIDVSAHRDDPQLAELLVSNQVKAQMDIICKHLRSQVIQKGRSNSGFVTTSEICCSDWNLCTVFGFLLGFPVSYWFDFNKSFENCLGMTQLQAFTISAFCPRITKNLKHRMYSFSVPGSLYPDLHSTIETWQRDLQSDFNQQFSFSDLCISTEAVCLPCITL; encoded by the coding sequence ATGGAGGCTGCACAGAAGGAACAGCTGACCTTCGTGACACGAAAGTCTTTAAGGATGAATCAAAAGAGGAATTTTCCTGAATCAAGGTGCTTACAGCTCCTCGCTGAAGTTCTAGCAGTAGATTGTGGATTAAAGCCTGCTTTCTTGTTTGATTACTGCTTGTCAAGTGCAGAACAGATCCGGAGATATGTCCAGGAGCTACAGAAAATGGGGCTTCTCTCCGAAGACCTGCACATCCTGAGCATTCAAGACAATATCTTAATAATAAATTTAGACAGAACTGTCAGACACTTGGAAAGAGCTCTTCCAGAAAATGGTGTCCGGGTCATCGATGTTTCTGCGCATAGAGATGACCCACAATTAGCGGAGTTGTTGGTGTCAAATCAAGTCAAAGCCCAGATGGATATTATTTGTAAACACTTAAGATCCCAGGTAATTCAAAAAGGGAGAAGTAATTCAGGTTTTGTAACCACCAGTGAGATCTGCTGTTCAGACTGGAACCTCTGTACAGTGTTTGGTTTCCTCCTTGGGTTCCCTGTTTCATACTGGTTTGATTTCAACAAGAGTTTTGAGAATTGCTTAGGCATGACTCAACTTCAGGCTTTCACCATCTCTGCTTTTTGTCCCAGAATCACTAAAAACCTCAAACACCGAATGTACTCATTCAGTGTACCGGGAAGCCTTTACCCAGATTTACACAGCACCATAGAGACATGGCAGAGGGACCTGCAGTCAGACTTTAACCAGCAGTTCTCCTTCTCTGATCTCTGCATTTCCACAGAGGCAGTGTGTCTGCCTTGTATTACGTTGTAA
- the c25h1orf74 gene encoding UPF0739 protein C1orf74 homolog isoform X6 yields MTDAAFLQSCFIAFVSAMEAAQKEQLTFVTRKSLRMNQKRNFPESRCLQLLAEVLAVDCGLKPAFLFDYCLSSAEQIRRYVQELQKMGLLSEDLHILSIQDNILIINLDRTVRHLERALPENGVRVIDVSAHRDDPQLAELLVSNQVKAQMDIICKHLRSQVVRVEPSCS; encoded by the exons atgacggatgctgcttttctacaatcttgttttat AGCGTTTGTTTCCGCAATGGAGGCTGCACAGAAGGAACAGCTGACCTTCGTGACACGAAAGTCTTTAAGGATGAATCAAAAGAGGAATTTTCCTGAATCAAGGTGCTTACAGCTCCTCGCTGAAGTTCTAGCAGTAGATTGTGGATTAAAGCCTGCTTTCTTGTTTGATTACTGCTTGTCAAGTGCAGAACAGATCCGGAGATATGTCCAGGAGCTACAGAAAATGGGGCTTCTCTCCGAAGACCTGCACATCCTGAGCATTCAAGACAATATCTTAATAATAAATTTAGACAGAACTGTCAGACACTTGGAAAGAGCTCTTCCAGAAAATGGTGTCCGGGTCATCGATGTTTCTGCGCATAGAGATGACCCACAATTAGCGGAGTTGTTGGTGTCAAATCAAGTCAAAGCCCAGATGGATATTATTTGTAAACACTTAAGATCCCAG
- the LOC132380965 gene encoding coagulation factor X-like, translating to MKLVLSYGIILLLLTGCHTNDVFLQKPSALQLLSRIRRANSFPEELKEGNLERECVEETCSKEEAREIFEDGSKTESFWKLYTARRSCNSITCQNNGTCRNTAIGAQCKCLGGFNGTFCETDINECDLTPACPPGTTCVDGINMFTCNCPTEGCLANSKLESDSHEEFAMLFQLSL from the exons ATGAAGCTCGTCCTCAGTTACGGGATCATCTTGTTGCTTCTCACTGGCTGTCACACGAATGACG TCTTTCTACAGAAACCTTCAGCTCTGCAGCTCCTGTCTCGAATCCGCAGGGCAAACAGTTTTCCAGAAGAGCTTAAAGAAGGGAATCTGGAGCGAGAGTGTGTGGAAGAAACATGCTCAAAGGAAGAAGCCCGAGAGATTTTTGAAGATGGTTCCAAAACG GAATCCTTCTGGAAACTCTACACAG CCAGGCGGAGCTGTAATTCAATAACCTGTCAAAATAATGGGACCTGTCGGAACACCGCCATAGGAGCACAATGTAAATGTCTCGGAGGATTCAATGGAACCTTCTGTGAAACAG ATATCAATGAGTGTGACTTAACGCCCGCATGCCCACCAGGAACGACGTGTGTAGACGGAATCAACATGTTCACCTGCAATTGCCCAACTGAAGGATGCTTGGCAAATTCAAAATTGGAATCAGATAGTCATGAAGAATTTGCTATGCTTTTCCAACTCTCGCTTTAG